The genomic DNA CTCAATAAATCTCAACAACCTCAAATCTGAACCGTAAACTCCCAGAAATTACTAAATTTGATCATGAACATTTTCAGTAACTTACTTTCTCAACCAGTCCAACCCAAACCAGCACCCAGAAAACGCCGAGGTATTGAAATTAAATCTGCCCGCGAAATTGAAATTATGCGACAATCAGGAAAAATTGTAGCTACAGTTCTCAAGGAAATTTCTGAGTTGGTAGAACCAGGAATGACTACCGCTGACTTAGATGCTCACGCAGAAAAACGCATCCGGGAAATGGGTGCAACGCCTAGTTTTAAAGGATATCACGGTTTTACAGGTTCAATTTGTTCGAGTATTAATAATGAAGTTGTACATGGTATTCCTAGCCGTAAAAAAGTTATTCGCACCGGAGATGTTTTAAAGGTTGATACCGGAGCTTACTATCAGGGATTTCATGGAGATTCTTGTATAACAATTGCCGTGGGAGATGTCACCCCAGAGGCGGCTAGATTGATTAATGTAGCGGAAGAAGCTTTATTTAAAGGGATTGAACAAGTAAAAGCTGGCGCCCATCTTGTAGATATTGCTGGTGCAATTGAAGACTATGTAAAAGCTAATAAATTTAGTGTGGTTGAACAATTTACAGGTCATGGTGTAGGTAGAAATTTACACGAAGAGCCGGCGGTATTTAATTATAGAACTCGTGATATTCCTAATGTGAAATTGCGCGCTGGAATGACTTTAGCAATTGAACCGATTTTGAATGCTGGTTCTAAAAATACCAGAATTTTATCCGATAGATGGACTGCGGTGACTGTTGATAATGCTTTATCTGCTCAGTTTGAACATACTGTTTTGGTAACAGATAACGGTTATGAAATTTTCACCGATAGATCGTTGGTTTAAGCAAGTTAAAAGTCAGCAGAAATATTACCAATTACCAATTACCCATTACCCATTACCCATAAATAATGAATGAAACAGATTTAGCTTTTACGTCAGCTTTAGAATTAGCAAAATTAGTCCGCAGTCGGGAAGTTTCACCTTTAGATTTAGTAGAAGTCTATTTAGAAAGAATTTCACGTTTAAATTCCCAGTTAGGTAGTTATTTTACTATCACAGCCGATTTAGCGATCGCTGATGCTAAAGCCAAAACCGAATTACTAACTACAACTTCCGAACTACCACCATTTTTTGGTGTCCCAATTTCCATTAAAGACTTAACACCCGTAGCAGGTGTTGCTTGTACTTACGGAAATCCAGCCTTAGTTAATAATATTCCTGACTACGATGCTGGAGTAGTTATGAAGCTCAAACAAGCTGGTTTTACAATTTTGGGTAAAACTGCCACCTGTGAATTAGGTTCTTATCCATACACAGAACCTACGGGATTTCCCCCAGCCAGAAACCCTTGGAACTTAGAATATACCCCTGGTGGTTCTAGTGGTGGTGCAGCGGCCTCGGTTGCAGCGGGATTATCTGCGATCGCTCACGGTTCAGATGGTGGTGGTTCAATTCGTGGCCCTGCGGCCTGTTGTGGTATTGTCGGTATCAAACCAGCCAGAGGTAGAATTACTAGCGCCCCAGTAGGTGATAAATTGGGAGGGATAGGTGTTCATGGACCCTTGGCCAGAACCGTCAGTGATGCAGCAGCAATGTTAGATGTGATGTCTGGCTATTTCACTGGTGATCCTTATTGGTTAGAAACTCCACAAACTTCATTTTTAGACTCTACCCAAGTCAAAACATCTCCCTTAAAAATCGCCTTTAGTACCGACATTAAACCTTTTGGAAAAGCAGATGACAACTGTACAGAAGGGGTATTAAAAACTATTAAATTGTTAACAGAATTTGGACATCAAATAGAAGAAAAATATCCTGATTTTAGTGGTCTAGTAGAACCATTTAAAATAGTTTGGCAATCTGGAGTAGCAGCAGCAGGACTACCCCCAGAAGCACTACAACCATTAAATCGCTGGTTATTATCGAGAACAGGTTCTGCGGCTGATTATTTGCAAGCATTAGGCAAAATGCAAACATTTTCACGGCAAATAATCGCCTTTTTTGATCACTTTGATGTCTTAGTTTTACCCGTTTATTTACACTCACCAATTCGTGTAGGTGAATGGGCAAATTTAAGCCCAGAAGAAATATTTGACAATATCATTCACTGGATTGCACCTTGTCCCATAGCCAATGCGACTGGTTTACCTGCGATCGCCATTCCTGTAGGTTTTGATAGCAAAGGTTTACCTATAAGTGTACAGTTAATTGGTAAACCAGCCGCTGAATCTACTTTAATTAGTTTAGCAGCACAATTAGAAGCAGCTAATCCTTGGATTCAACATCGTCCAAATCTATAGTTGGTGATTGGTGATTGGGTAAAATAAAGAATTACGTTCGCGCAGCGTTTCCAAAGGAAATATTACGAATTACCTTGTCTTTTATCAACCACTAAAACTAAACAAAGTGCAGCCACAGCCTTTTCCCATTCTCGACGAACCTTCACATCTTCCACACCATCAAATAAACTAACCAAACGCGGAACAGCTTGTTCTAAAGCCACTGCTGGAACAGGATGATGTAACTCAACTAAATGATTAAGAGTTTCCTGATTATTCAAAAAATTCACAACCCAAGTAGTAGTATGTGCTGGACTATCAGGAACTCGTTTAACACCTAACTCATTTTTTAACCAATCATAAAAAGCTGGTAAATGTTCCGCCAAAACTGCACCAGCAGTTGGTAAAGTTTCCCGTAATAATGTAATATTTAGACTAGCTAATTCTTGGTTTAATACAGGTGAATTAAGAACTTCATCTAAAGGTGTCGAAAGAATAGCTTCTATTTCCGATGCAGAAAAATTGAGATGTTCGGTAAAAGTAGTAATCAAAGATGACATTTTGTAAATCCCCCCAAAATTCAAGCTTTCTTTTAGCTTTATTTTATTTATACAGCAGTTTCTGGGAAGAAAAACCGGAAAATTAGCATCAGCAATTGTATCTCAACTCAAAATTTAGGTGTAATTTACATTGTCATGTTTAAAGGTTTAGCGACAAAATTGCCTCTTGTAGTAACTTTCTGCTTATTAAATACCGCGAATTTTTCACCTGTTGCTGCTGTGGAGACTTGCGAACTGAACACAGTAAAAGCAAGCTATAAAATAGCTGATCGAACTCAGAGAGATAGAGACAGAAGATATTACAATCAAAATGAGTCTAAAGGCAGTGACGGCCGTGCAGGAAGAGAAGGACGTAATGGAGAAAACCAAACTATTTCCGCTAACGGTTCACCAGTAAATCTTGATCTATCAGGCACAAATGGAGAAGATGGAGAAGATGGAGAAAACGCCTTTAGACCTCGATGTGGAAGAGAAGAACGAGCATATTCCAACTCTGATATTCGCGCTGCTGATGGTGGAGATGGGGGAAACGGTGGTAAAGGTGGAGACGGAGGAAATGGTGGTTCTCTCACAGTTTATTTCCGCAATTTAGCAGACTTACAGAATATTTTTGTCCGCACAGTTGGGGGAGAAGGTGGACGAGGTGGCCGTGGTGGTGAAGGAACAAGAGGTTGTAATTGTCGTCGTTCCCGATGGGAAGAAAAAACCTGTACAGGAAGACAATGTACTAATAAAACCTATCGTTGTTATGATGGCACGGATGGCCGAGATGGTAGTTATGGCGGTGATGGTAAACAGGGAAGTTTAGGGACTTTAAGCATCATTAATAGTCAAGAACCATTGCAAAGTGATCAACCAACCATCAAAACCCCTATTTCCCAATTAACAAATCAACAATTTAACCTTTCTAAAAATAAATGGAATCTGCGTCAAGGTGCAACAGCTTTACTTGCACCAGGTTCTGTAATTGCTGATCAATATCGAGAATTTGATCGGCGGTTAGAAAGCACTTTGAAATTAATTTGGCAAGAAAAACAGCCAATTTCTAACTTTGCTGATCAAAATGTCACCCTCACCTTAAATGATAATGAACAAATAGAAATATCCTTCCCAGAAGATATGTGGGTTGACGGGAATGTAGAACTGAAAAATCAGCTAACAGAATATACAGTTAATTATGCTATTCCTAAACAAGAAGTCACCAAATTAGCAGTAGCAGAATTTTCTGGAACAGGGTCAAACCTCAACCTAAAAATAGTTGATTTAGCAAGAAGATCAGATTTAATCAATACTAAGTTTAAGGTAAAATACAGAGGAAAAGATAACTTTTCTGAAGGCTTTGGTTATCAAACTTTCTATGAAGGGGAAATACCAGATTCTTTAGTCAGTCGTAACTATAACCGCTTTACCCTAGATTTAGGCAAGTTAAAAATGCCTAATAAAGCCGTTAGTTCTGGTACAGATGTAGAAATTGAAGTAGTCGCCATACGTTCTTTAGGTGAACGTTCTGCACAACAAACTTTAAGATGGAAAAGTAGAATTCCTAGAAATAGATAAGCTGTTGTGAATTTAATTTGAACAATATAGCGGGCAAGATGCCCGCACCACAATATTCCTAATATTTCAATATAGATAGTTTAGAAAGATGAGCTATTCAATAAATTTGTTGATAGTTAATTATCGGAAGATTTACTTTTATCCTTAGCAATTTGAGCCAGAATATATCCCACAAAATCTAGTAATTGATCTAGAAAAACACCGATAATAGCAATATAAAGTAAAGCATCAATTATATATTTAGGATTACTGGCTTTATAGCCATTCCAAACCAAAAATCCCAAACCCTTTGAACCAGCTAACATTTCCGTAGCAATGACTGTAAACCAAGCTATCCACATACCTGACCTTAAAGCTCTAAAAATGTAATGAATAGCCACACGGAAGTTATTATCTTGTTGCTTAAATTTCTGAATACCTGTAGCAGTTTCGACAATTATTTGCCAAAGAACTCCACTAAAAACTACAAAAATAGCTGCTGTTTCATTCTCTTTAAATAAAATCAGCGCCATGGGTAAAAATGCAATAGAAGGAATACTATTGGGAATTTGAAATAAGCGACTAAATAATTGATAAACTATACCATTTATACCAATGACAAAGCCAATAAATATACCCAAAGCAGCGGCTGGTATGTAACCTACAAATAAACGTTGTAAGGTAGCTAATATGTCTAATAAGATACTATTTTCCATTCCTCAGTTATGCTCTGAAATGTCAGGGAAATCCTCAAGCAGAAATATTTAATTACTGCGGAAAGGAACAGGTAAGAGAGAATTTTAACTCAATTAAATTTATCATTAGTTTAAAATTATGTTTGTGAATTAAATAACAGTTAAAATCTTAAAAATATGAATACAGTATCAAAATAGATATTTGTCAATTAATGATAAAAAACCCTAACTTATTCACAAGTCAGGGATTGATTACCATGATTTTAAGGTTGAATTATTTTCCTATATTCCGTTTCATTTGTTCTAGTTCTTCTTGGGTTTCTAAACGACGAAATTGTTCTTCTAGTTCGTCAAATTTATCATAATAACTACTAGATTGAGTTTGCCAAGGGTTGGTTTCTAAACGCTGTTGAGCTTTATTTTTTTCCCTTGCTTTCTGTGCTTCCGTCGCTTTTGCTTGCACTTCTTGCCGACGCTGTTGAATTTTGCTTAATAGTTCTTGGGACTGGTTAATACGTTCTTTTAAGCCTTGCATTTGTCCCCATTTTTGATTACCTTCCCGCAAAAGTGCATCTTCTCTAGCTTGTGCTGGTTGGACTAAATCATCTCTACCTGCGGCTTTAGCTTTTTGAATACGAATGTGCCAACGTTGTATTTCTTGCGCTGTAGCGAGTATATCATCTTGCGATCGCTTTTCCTGTGCTTGTAAATCTGCAATCAATTTTAGTGTATCTTCTTCTTGCTCCCGTAGCTGTTCTAGCAGCATTTCTAATTCTAAATGGGGATTATTACGCAAGAATTCTTCTAAACGATCTTCTAAAAACCGACTGAAATCATCAAATAAACCCACTGTGAAAACTCCAAATTTTAGGTATGTAATTATTTTATTGTAATAATATTTATAAATAGTGACACGTTTATAGTGTTTATTGGTTTTTATTAGGTTTAGATAATAACGAACCGCAGAGAGGTAGAGGGTAAAGGTATATAGAGATTTTTTGTATCAGAGCTATACTTTCTAATTTTGACATTTTGATTGGGATTTATTAACGGTGTGAGTCATTACAGTATCAAGGATTTCCTTTTAATCTTAAAAAATAATATAGAATTGCATCTACTAGCAAAAATTGAGATATGCGATATCAAGTTAAGCTGAACAAAATAGATCATGTCTATGCAATTTGGTGTCCTGCTTTACCCGGATGCTGGACAGTTGGTGATACGGAACAAGAAGCCTTAGAAAAGATAAAATATGTCATTAAAGATTACTTACAAGGACTTGATGATACTACCAAAAATGCAGAGTTTTATTATATAGATGTATAGTAATAATCTCTATTGTATTTTGATTTTTAAACCTTAAATTGGTGTCACCCAATAGGTAATACCTTGTACTGTTTTATCCCTAAGACCGAATTTTGGTAAACTCTCTTCATCCCAACCAAGATAAGTCCAGTGGGGAGTATCTTTTACCACTGTTTGAAACCAGCCATTTTCATTTAATGCTCGTTTTTGGGCTGGGTTTAATACTCCTAAATCAAGTGCCAAACCCCAGAGATGTTGTGAAGTTCCTGGTGGTGCAACTAAACTGAGAATATTAGTTTCTTTTCCTTGTTTTACTTGTTCTAAGGTACTGTTATTAGTATATTTTTGCCAAAATCTTAACGTAGTTGCATAACTGCGGGTACAATCACCAGAATATCCTGATTTTAAAGGTATATCTATTATACTTCTAGCTTGGTTAAAAGCCTCCGCTGCGGCTGTTTGTAAGTAACATTCTCTCGTACCTTCTACTAAGGTTAATTGTAAATTTTGCTGAAAGGTTTCTGTTTCTTGTTCGTTATCTAGAATAACTTTTGGTGGTAATTTAATTTCTGAGTTTTGGTTAATAAATATAGTTCCATAGGCACGGAGTAAAATATATTCATAGGTATCTGTTGAGGGTATATTTTTTAATTGATAATTAATAGTGTCTAAAAATCTTTGTTGTTCATTTAATTCTTGATTGGGAATAAATTTTTCTGTTGAGGAAATCCGGGTATTATCTCTTCTAGTAACTAGAGAATTAGGTAATGATTGACGACTTTTGATAAAAATGCTAATAGAGACAGTAAAAAGGAAAACGATAAAACTAATTAGAGTTACTTGTATTAATTGTTTTTTTAGTTCAGGGTTCAGTTTCATTGTTGATAAAACATTTTTTTGATAACTGTGATTTAATCCTATATCAAAATAATGTTCATCGAATATTAAGGAAATCAGGATTTATTATTTGATGTAATGATATAGGAATCATAAGTAATTAATCACGATAAAATGTATAAGATAATTTGCCGTGAATATATCAATAAAAATGCAAAATTTAAACTACAGCAGATTTAATACCAATAAGGTACAGACATAAATGATAAAACTCTTGTGGGGTGGGCATCTTGCCCGCCAAGGGTGTACCTCATAACAACGGGAAGTGCTGTATCTACCTTATTATGGTTAGGCGACTTGCTTAAATTTTGACTCCCTCAAACTTTTTAAACATCCTCTCAATCAATAATCAAACCCTGAAAACTGTCATCTGTCACCTAAAAATCCCATTTCCTGCAAACCTTGAAATAACCTTTTCGCCTCTTCAGGATTATCTTTTTCATGGAGATTAATAGCATATTCAAAAGCTGCCATACTATTCTCCAAATCACCAACCTTTAACAAAACCACCCCTAAATTTTGATAAGCTTCTGCATAATCAGGATTTAAAGATATCGCACAATTATAAGCATCAATCGCCTCAACAAACAAACCCATTGCCTTAGAAACCATGCCCAAATTATAATAACCAGTTACAAAACTATCATCAATTTTTAAAGCAGTTGCATAAGCATTTCTTGCTCCTGGTAAATCTCCTGTTGCTTTTAATAAATTACCTAAATTATTATATCCCCCCAATTTTAATAATGGATAAATAGGCAATTTCAACGCCGCTTGATAATAAGAAATAGCCAGAGAGAAATCTTTTAACTGTGTATAGGCAATACCTAAATGATAATTTAATTCATATAAAATATCATAATTTTCTTCTTCTCTATCTTCATTAAGAGAGTTTTTTATTCTCATTGCTTGGGAATCTTTCAACCAACCTGAAGCTTTTTTTTCAGATTTTCTAGAATTACCAACTACCAAATTTAAACCATGGTTTAATAAATCAATTCCTTCATTAACTTTACCTATTTCCACATATATAGCCCCTAATTTACTACAAAGATAAGCATCATCAGGATGAGTAGCAAGAAATTCCTCCATACTAGCTGCGGCTTTAGCGTGTTTATTTTGTTGATTAATTACAGCTTTTTGATATCCAGCGTGCAAAATAGCAACTTTTGGTAAATATCCAACTTGCCAATCAGTTTCTTTCTTTAAAATTGCCATCACACTATCATCAACCAACGCATGATAAGGACTATCAAAACTAATATCTGGATGGTTACGAAATAATCTAGAAACTAGAGAATAGGGTGATTGAGTTGCACCAACTTCTTGACGGACAAGATTAATTAATAAATAATCGTCAATATTAATAGCTTCTCTAATTTGTGGCACAATTTCTGGCGTGAGAGTTTCATCAGCATCTAACACCAAAATCCAATCACCAGTGACATATTTTAACGCCTCGTTACGAGCTTTGCTAAAATCATTGCACCACGGAAAATAATGTAATTTAGCACCAAATTGTTGAGCAATTTCTGGTGTTTTATCAGTTGAACCCGTATCTAGAACTACAATTTCATCTACTACATTTTTTACACTTTCTAGGCATTTTGGTAATGCAACTTCTTCATTTTTAACAATCATGCACAAACTTAGTTTCATGATGCTAATATTAATTAATTCTTAATGTGTAATTCGTAATTATTAGTTATTAATCAAGGAAAAACTGTCGGATTACAAAGACATAATTAAATCTGCAAAACCATACACACTGATAATCAGTAAAAGTAAAGATGTGACTATAGTAATTAGTCTTTGAGATGAAGTTGGATGAGCGTGGTTGGTGGTAGAAATTGCCTCCCGGATTAAAATAGAAATTGATGCTCCTAAAACAAAGCTTAAACCCAAAATTAAATAAGGTTTATCTGGTGTAATTGTTGAGATCATTAACATGGCGATCGCCAATGATAACATCAACAGTTCAATAAATCTTGGGGGATTATATTGACTAGATAAAATTAAAGTATTTACCCAAAAATTCCATATTCTCATAATTAGTCATTGGTGATTGGTGATTGGTGATTGGTAACAACTGTCACCTGTCACCTGTCACCTCAGAAACTAACGTACCCCAGCTTTTACACCAGTACCATTTTTCTGTGCAGCATCTTCTGGAAGTTCCACACCAAAGGTGCGAGCAAAAACTTTTTCTACTTTATATCCAGAATCAATAGATTCTAACGGATCTTTCCGCAAACGGTGACGCAGACATAAAGTAATTACCCGCCGAATATCATCAACGGTGACATCTGTGCGTCCTTCAAAAGCAGTCAAAGCTTTAGCAGCGCGGTTGCTAACAATATCACCACGCAAACCATCCACATCTAATTCTGAACAAACTTCAGAAATCTTCACCCGCAGTTCATAGTCAAGGTTAACTTGGGGTAACAATTCCTGCGCTTGGACAATTTTTTGTTGTAATGCTTCCTGGTCAGCTTTGTGCTGTTCCAAATATACAGCGGGGTTTTGGTCAAATTCTCCCCGTTGTTCCACAATTTGCACCCGTAAAGCAGGTTCTTTCACGGTGTGAATTTCCGCGTGCATCCCAAACCGGTCTAGTAACTGAGGACGCAATTCACCTTCTTCTGGGTTTCCTGAACCCACCAACACAAACCGCGCTGGGTGACGGATAGAAATACCTTCCCGTTCTACGGTGTTCCAACCACTAGCAGCAGAGTCGAGGAGGACATCCACCAAGTGGTCATCTAACAGGTTGACCTCATCTACATAGAGGATACCTCTGTTAGCCTTAGCTAAAAGACCTGGTTCAAAAGCCTTCACACCTTCAGACAGAGCTTTTTCGATGTCAATCGTACCGCAAACCCGGTCTTCAGTAGCACCCAATGGTAAATCTACCATTTGTACTTTTTTGTGAGCTACGGGAATTTCTAACCCTTGCGCTACTTGTTGACGAACCTCATCGCTCATCAAGTCCGTGTCGCTGGGATCACTGTTGAAGGGGTCATTGGCAACTACTGGTATTTCTGGCAACAAATCTGCCAAAGCACGGATAGTAGTAGATTTACCGGTGCCGCGATCGCCCATGATCATTACACCACCAATTTTGGGATCAATCACATTTAACAGCAGCGCCAGTTTCATTTCTTCCTGGCCGACAATAGCAGTAAATGGAAAAACCGCGCGACGCGCACTTGCTGTAGTTTGAGCAGTTGAAGTCACTAAATTACCTTAACAATATTTTTCTGATTACAACTTCTTATTTTGACATATTTAGGGGCATTAGACACGAGGCATAAATTCTTACCAATTGCCAACTGAATAGAGACGCTACATTTAACGCCTCTATGTAGTTTTAATTACTGAAAATTGTCTATTCTATAGCTTTAACCCCGGCTAAATCTAAAATTGGTGCGATCAAATCTTCTCGTTTTACTGCCATAATATGTACACCTTGACAGATACTTTTGGCATTTTGGATCTGTTCGGCGGCAATTTTCATCCCTTCTGCTAATGGTTGTTTGGCTTTTTCTAACCTGTCAATAATATGATCAGGAATATTTACACCAGGAACGGCTTTATTAATGAATTGAGCATTTTTGGCAGATTTTAACAGAAAAATTCCTGCTAGAATTGGTTTGTTGTAACGGGATGCAATTTGATCCATGAACTTTTCTAATTTTTCAAAATCTGTAATTAATTGACTTTGAAAAAATTGCGCTCCCGCTTCTATTTTTTTTTCAAATCGGCTTTGTAAACCTGACCAACTTTTAGATTGGGGGTCTACTGCTGCACCGGGAAATAAATCTAAGGTGCCATCTTTTAAAGGTTTCTGGTTAAAATTAAACCCTTCATTCATGTTTCTAATTAACCGCAAAAGACGGATAGATTCTAAATCAAATACTGGTTTAGCATCGGGATGATCACCTGCTTTTACAGGATCACCAGTGAGGGCTAAAATGTTACGAATACCTAAAGCATGAGCGCCCATTAAATCTGCTTGTAATCCAATTCTATTGCGATCGCGGCACGCCATCTGACAAATTGGTTCAATTCCTTGTTGCAATAAAATCACCGAAGCTGCTAGAGACGACATCCCCAATACAGCACGACTTCCATCGGTAATATTCACAGCATGAACTCTCCCCTTAAGAGTCGCTGTCATTTCAATCATGTGTGTGGGATCTCCCCCTTTTGGGGGTGATACTTCAGCAGTAACCAGAAAATCTCCTGCTACTACGGCTTTACGGAAGTTATTTAAAGCACTGGTGCTATGGCTATCCTGCATAGTTCAATTTTAATTTTCAGGTTTTCATCAAAAGTGACATCAAGTCACACTTTCTAGATTAAACCTTAGATTATCCAGATCCCCGACTTCTTCAAGAAGTAAGGGATCTTTTATATGCAAATTTACAACCGCGCTGTATAACCTAAAGCTGATTTTACATCTGCTAAAGTTTGATTGGCGATCGCCTCTGCTTTTTCTCTACCATCTTTTAACACTGACTCTAAATAACCTTTTTCGTCCATCACTTCCTTATATTTATCCTGAATGGGTTTTAAAGCATTAATTGTAGTTTCCGCTAATAAGGGTTTAAATTGACCCCAACCCATATCTGCACATTCAGTCTCTACTGCTTCCTTAGTTTTTCCAGACAGCAGCATATACAGAGTTAACAGGTTATTACATTCGGGACGGTCTGGTTCATCAAAGCTTAAACCCCGCACTGGATCAGTCTTACAGCGTTTAATTTTATTAGCAATTTGATCTGGAGGATCTAAAACATTAATTCTGCTTAACTCCGAAGGATCAGATTTTGACATCTTCTTTTTCCCATCAGTTAAACTCATTATCCTTGCACCGTCCCTCCTAATTAAAGGATTGGGTAATTTTAACAATGGTTTATCCTTAGCAAATTGATGGTTAAACCTGTTGACAATATCCCGCGCTAATTCTAAATGTTGCTTTTGGTCGTCACCCACAGGCACTTTATCTGCTTGATAAAGTAAAATATCCGCAGCCATCAAAACTGGATAAGTCAACAAACCTGCACTAACATTCTCCGCTTGTTTAACGGCTTTTTCCTTAAATTGAATCATATCCTGCAACCAATTTAAGGGAGTGATGCAATTTAGCAACCAACAGAGTTCACTGTGTGCAGAAACATGAGACTGGACAAAAATGTGAGAATGTTGTAAATCAATGCCACAGGCTAAATATAAAGCAGCGATGGTGTAAGTATCAGCCGCTAAGGTGGCGGGGTTATGTGGTACGGTAATGGCGTGTAAATCTACCACACAAAAGAAATTTTCATACTGATCTTGAATTTCCACCCAGTTGCGAATAGCACCCAAGTAATTACCCAAGTGTAAATTACCAGTTGGTTGAACTCCCGACAGAACGCGCTGCTTACCCATAATTATTAGTTAGTTATCTCCTCTTCCCCGCTTTGTGAATTTGGCGGTTACAAGACCTATTTTAGTGGTCATTGGGGATTCGTGATGGGGGATTGGTTAATATAACTTGAGTAAAAAGACCCAAATTCTAATGAGGATTTGGGTCGCAGTAATTAATTTTGTTCTAATTCCAAACTATACAATTAAATTTACTCAGCATTTTGTATGTTTGGTAACACAAAAAAATAAAGTATAGAAATAGATTATGTATTACATCTGAAACGAGGATTTGGTTGCAGTAGTTAATTTTGTTCTAACTTGTCCGCACTG from Okeanomitos corallinicola TIOX110 includes the following:
- the bchI gene encoding magnesium chelatase ATPase subunit I encodes the protein MTSTAQTTASARRAVFPFTAIVGQEEMKLALLLNVIDPKIGGVMIMGDRGTGKSTTIRALADLLPEIPVVANDPFNSDPSDTDLMSDEVRQQVAQGLEIPVAHKKVQMVDLPLGATEDRVCGTIDIEKALSEGVKAFEPGLLAKANRGILYVDEVNLLDDHLVDVLLDSAASGWNTVEREGISIRHPARFVLVGSGNPEEGELRPQLLDRFGMHAEIHTVKEPALRVQIVEQRGEFDQNPAVYLEQHKADQEALQQKIVQAQELLPQVNLDYELRVKISEVCSELDVDGLRGDIVSNRAAKALTAFEGRTDVTVDDIRRVITLCLRHRLRKDPLESIDSGYKVEKVFARTFGVELPEDAAQKNGTGVKAGVR
- the trpS gene encoding tryptophan--tRNA ligase, with the translated sequence MGKQRVLSGVQPTGNLHLGNYLGAIRNWVEIQDQYENFFCVVDLHAITVPHNPATLAADTYTIAALYLACGIDLQHSHIFVQSHVSAHSELCWLLNCITPLNWLQDMIQFKEKAVKQAENVSAGLLTYPVLMAADILLYQADKVPVGDDQKQHLELARDIVNRFNHQFAKDKPLLKLPNPLIRRDGARIMSLTDGKKKMSKSDPSELSRINVLDPPDQIANKIKRCKTDPVRGLSFDEPDRPECNNLLTLYMLLSGKTKEAVETECADMGWGQFKPLLAETTINALKPIQDKYKEVMDEKGYLESVLKDGREKAEAIANQTLADVKSALGYTARL
- a CDS encoding methylenetetrahydrofolate reductase, with translation MQDSHSTSALNNFRKAVVAGDFLVTAEVSPPKGGDPTHMIEMTATLKGRVHAVNITDGSRAVLGMSSLAASVILLQQGIEPICQMACRDRNRIGLQADLMGAHALGIRNILALTGDPVKAGDHPDAKPVFDLESIRLLRLIRNMNEGFNFNQKPLKDGTLDLFPGAAVDPQSKSWSGLQSRFEKKIEAGAQFFQSQLITDFEKLEKFMDQIASRYNKPILAGIFLLKSAKNAQFINKAVPGVNIPDHIIDRLEKAKQPLAEGMKIAAEQIQNAKSICQGVHIMAVKREDLIAPILDLAGVKAIE